CACTACAAGTTCTAAATTATGAACTATAAGTTACTGGAATGCATTATATAATTATATATATTTTATAGAACTTAGCTAAAATGTCTATCTTAAAAGCCATTACACAAATGGCAGAAGAAAGAGGTGTCCAAAAGGACTCTATAATTGGAATCCTTAAAGATACCCTCATTAGTGCAGCACAAAGAGATTTAGGAGAGGGCGCGACTATTGATGTGGAACTTTCAGAGGCGGCTGGAACTGCAAAAGTATTTCTTGTAAAAAAAGTGGTAAAAAGAGTAATTAATCCTGTATCTGAGATATCCCTTAAAGAAGCACAGAAGATAAACCAAGCTGTTAAATTAAATGATAAGTTACGCATTGAACTACCTTTTGAAAAATTTGGTCGTAATGCCATCATCTTAGCAAAACGTGTAATGCAGCAGAAAATAAGAGAAAAAGAAAAAGAAAGAGTATATGATGAGTACAAGAAGAAAATTGGTGAAATTGAGACTGGGATAGTTCAAAAAGTAGATAAACATGAGATTATTGTAAAGATTAAAAATGCGGAAGGTATTCTACCTTTGAGAGAGCAGATTCCTGATGAACGATATTATCAAGGCAATACTATCAAAGTGTACATTCTTGATGTAACTCCTGGGGGGAGGGTTCTTCTTTCTCGTAGCCATCCTGATTTCTTAAAGAAATTATTTATCCATGAAGTTCCAGAAATTCAGGAAAAGATTGTAGAGATAAAAGTAGCTGCAAGAATTCCAGGCATAAGGGCTAAAATAGCAGTAGCCTCAAATAATCCAAAAGTAGACCCCGTTGGTGCCTGTGTTGGAGTGAAGGGAGTGAGAATTCAAGGAGTTGTAAAAGAATTGAACAATGAGAAAATAGATGTGATTCAATACTCTTCTGACCCATTAGTTTTTGTATCACGGGCTCTTTCATCAGTAAAAATTTTACACCATGATATTAATCTTGATGAAGGCAGAATAAGTATTGTAGTAAAGGATGAAGAGTTACCCCAAGCGATAGGGAAAAACGGTCAAAATGCGTTACTTGCTTCCCGTCTTACAGGATTTAAAATTGATATAGTATCTGAGACTGAGTATAAGTCTAAGGGAGTAGCTTTTATACCTGAGATTTCAAAATCTATTAAAGAGATACTCATATCACACGGATTTCTTACAACTGCTGAAATACTAAACAAAGGAGTAGACGGGCTTACTAAAGTTCATGGAATAGGCAAGAAGAGGGCAGAAAAAATATTTGCTATTGCTAAAAAGTCAATAGAAGAATGAAAAGAGTACATGAAGTTGCAAAAGAGTTGAATCTCTCAAGCAGGGCGCTTCTTAAACT
This is a stretch of genomic DNA from bacterium. It encodes these proteins:
- the nusA gene encoding transcription termination factor NusA; translated protein: MSILKAITQMAEERGVQKDSIIGILKDTLISAAQRDLGEGATIDVELSEAAGTAKVFLVKKVVKRVINPVSEISLKEAQKINQAVKLNDKLRIELPFEKFGRNAIILAKRVMQQKIREKEKERVYDEYKKKIGEIETGIVQKVDKHEIIVKIKNAEGILPLREQIPDERYYQGNTIKVYILDVTPGGRVLLSRSHPDFLKKLFIHEVPEIQEKIVEIKVAARIPGIRAKIAVASNNPKVDPVGACVGVKGVRIQGVVKELNNEKIDVIQYSSDPLVFVSRALSSVKILHHDINLDEGRISIVVKDEELPQAIGKNGQNALLASRLTGFKIDIVSETEYKSKGVAFIPEISKSIKEILISHGFLTTAEILNKGVDGLTKVHGIGKKRAEKIFAIAKKSIEE